GTCGGGCTGCCGCCGCGGACGGTGATCACCTTCCGCGACGACCATGGAGCCGAGTCGCTGGTCTTCAAAACCCTCTTCCAGCAGGAGTGCTTGAAGCGGGGCATTCTCTTCTCGGGCAGCCAGAACCTCTGCTACCGCCACAGCGACGATGATATTGCGGTCACGCTCGCGGTCTACCGGACGGCGTTGGAGATCCTCGCGGACGCGATCGCGGCGGGCGATGTGCTCAGCCGGCTGGAAGGGCCGGTTGTCGAGCCGGTCTTTCGGAGAGCGTGAGATGACGCCCCGACGGCTGCTGATCCGGGCGGATGCGAGCGAGCGAATCGGCACCGGCCATGTGATGCGCGGGCTCGCGCTCGCCCAAGCGTGGCGGGAGAGCGGCGGCGAGGCGATCTTCGCCCTCGCGCATGGGGAAGCGGCGATCGAGGCGCGGCTGCGGGGTGAGGGATTCGAGGTAATCCGCGTAGCGGCAGTGCCCGGAAGTCCCGCTGACGTTGAAGAAACGCTCGCGATCGCGGCGCACTGGGTCGCCGTCGACGGCTATCACTTCTCGGCCGACTATTTCGCTGCCATTCACGCTGAGCGCCGGCTGCTGGTCGTCGACGACTGGGGCCACGCGGTCCACTACGACGCCGATCTCGTCCTCAACGGCAACGCCTACGCCACGCCGGCTCTTTACCCCTCGACCCCCGCGCGGCTGCTGCTTGGAACGCGCTACGTGCCGCTGCGCCGCGAGTTTCTCGACGCTATCGCCCCGCGTCCGACGCCGCCGCTGGCGCGGACAATCCTCGTCACCTTGGGCGGCGCCGACCCGGACAACCGGACGCTGCTCGTGGTCGAGGCGCTGCGGCGCCTGACGCTGCCGTTCGAGGCGCGGGTCGTTATTGGGGCGAGCAATCCGCACGGCGCGGCCATTCGCGCTGCAGCAGCAGGGGACGGGCGGATCTCCGTGCTCGAGCATGTGCGCGACATGCCGGCGCTGATGAGGTGGGCCGATGTCGCGGTTGCCGGCGCGGGAACAACGACGTGGGAACTGTGCGCCCTCGGCGTGCCGTCGCTGCTCGCCGTGCTCGCCGACAATCAAGCGCCTGTTGCCGAGGCGGTGGCGGCGCGAGGAGCCGCGATCGCGCTCGGCCGCCTCGATGACCAGCTCCCCGACCGCATCGCCGCCCGTCTCGACCTCCTGATGCGGTCGGAGGTGCTGCGCCTGCTGCTCTCTGAGAGCGGGCGGGCGCTAGTGGATGGCCGGGGCGCGGCGCGGGTTGTCCGCGCGATGCATGCGGCCGACCTGCGGCTCCGCCCGGCAAACTCGGAGGACTGCGACCTCGTCTATCAGATCAACGCCCACCCGGCAGTGCGGCGCTGGTCATTCACGAGTGGCGCGATTGCGCTTGAGGAGCATCGCCGATGGTTTGCTGCCAAGCTAGCCGATCCCGCGTGTCTGCTCTTTGTCGCCGAAGAGAACGGCGAGCCGGTGGGGGTGCTGCGCTACGACCTTGCTGGCGACGAAGCGACTGTCAGCATCGCGATCGATCCCCAGCGGCAGGGACGCGGCTACGGAACGGCGGTGCTTCAGGCGGGCAGCGCGCTGCTCGGCGGCCGCGCGGTGCGCGTGCGCGCGCTCATCAAGCCGGACAACGTCGCCTCGATCCGGGTCTTCACGAGCGCCGGCTACCGGCCGGCAGGGGAGACGATGGTCAACGGCGAACGGGTCCTCGTTATGGCGCAGAACCTCTCCCAAGCTGATGCGGTCTGTGGAGCAGCCTCATGAATGCGATCTCCCTCGGCAGGCGGCGCGTTGGCCCGGGACAGCCAGCCTATATCGTCGCCGAACTGTCTGCTAACCACCACGGCAGCTTTGACCGCGCGGCGGCGATCATTCGGGCGGCTGCCCGCGCCGGCGCCGATGCCATCAAGCTGCAGACGTACACCCCTGACACACTGACAATCGCCTGCGATCGCCAAGAGTTCCGGATTGGCGGCACGATCTGGGAAGGACGTACGCTCTACGACCTCTACCAGGAAGCGTTTACGCCGTGGGAGTGGCACGCTGAGCTGAAGGCGATCGCAGAGGCAGCGGGCATCGACTTCTTCTCCGCTCCTTTCGACCCGACAGCCGTCGACCTGCTCGAGGCGCTCGATATCCCCGCCTACAAGATCGCCTCATTCGAACTCGTCGACCTCCCGCTCATCCGGCGGGTGGCGCGCACCGGCAAGCCGATCATCATGTCGACCGGCATGGCGACGCTGGAGGAGATTGATGAAGCGGTCGCGGCGGCTCGCGAGGCGGGGTGTCGTGACCTTGTGCTCCTCCACTGCAACAGCGGCTATCCCGCCGCGCCGAGCGAGATGCACTTGCGGACAATCCCCTTCCTTGCAGCGCGCTACGGCGTTCCGGTCGGGCTCTCCGACCACACTCTCACCCCTACTGCCGCGATCGCTGCCGTTACGCTTGGGGCGAGCCTCGTCGAAAAGCATCTGACGCTCTCGCGGGCGGACGGCGGCCCTGATGCTGCCTTCTCTCTTGAGCCAGATGAATTTGCTGCGCTCGTGGCTGCAATCCGCGAGACCGAAGCCGCCCTCGGCGACGTGCGCCGCGGTCCGACCGAGCGCGAGCGCGCCAGCCGGGCGCTCCGGCGCTCGCTGTTTGTCGTCGAGGATGTCGCGGCAGGCGAAGTGCTCACTGAGCGCCACGTCCGTTCGATCCGGCCGGGGCATGGGCTGCCGCCGAAGCATCTGGAGGCGGTAATCGGACGGCGGGCGGCGTGCGCGATCTCGCGCGGGACGCCGCTGCGCTGGGAGTTGGTAGACGGCCTGCCTCAAGAGCCGAGCCTGTCCGAACGATAACGACCGTAGCGACCGATACGCCGTGCTGCAGTCCGCCCGAGAGGAAGAACTGACCATGACGATGCTCGAAATTGCGACCTTCTCGCCCCATTTCGACCCCGAGGAAGACGACTGCGCCGAGGACCGGTATCCCGACGGCGGGACGCAGTTCCTGCGAGGCGAGCGGATCTACCTCCGGCCGCTCGAGGTGACGGATGCGACCGCAGAGTATGTCCGCTGGCTGAACGACCCCGAGGTGACGCGCTACCTCGAGGCCGGCAAATATCCGGCGACTCGCGAGAGCGTGCGCGACTACATCCGGTCATTTCAGGGGAGCCGGACGAGCCTCGCCTTTGCCATCATCGACCGCGCCACCGGCCGCCACATCGGCAACGTCACCCTTAACCATATCGACCCGATCCACCGAACGGCCGACACAGGGATCATGATCGGCTGTAAGGAGTTTTGGGGGCGCGGCATTGCCTATGAAGCCTGGTCACTCCTCATTCGCTACGCCTTCGATCGGCTGAACCTTCGCAAGATCGTGGCCGGCGCGGTGGTTGAGAACCGCGCCAGTATCCGCACCCTCGAGAAGCTCGGCTTCCGCATCGAGGGCACGTTCCGCGAAGAGAAGTGGGTTGACGGCCGCTATGTCGATACTGTCCGCCTCGGCCTCTTCCGCGAGGAGTTCCGCCCGAAGTAGGGGCTGCTGACGCTGCGCTCTCTGGTGCCTCCCGCGCAATCAGCGGGCGGCGCGTCGCCCGCGCTGTGGAGAGGCGAGAGACGGCATTTCCCCTGCTGCTGTTCCTGCGTCCGCCGCTGCTTCAGCGCTGCACCTTCCCCTGAGCGCGTTGCGGCGCTCCCTGCGGGCGCAGCAAGCCGATGCGGCATCTCGCGCACGCTCCTTCGCCGCGCGATGGCTCGGGAAAGGCTCGAGCGGCTGCGGGTGAAGCAGAGGAGCAGGAGACGGCGCGAGCGATGCTCAGCCGCTGGGCGTGTCGACCGCCACGGCGCGCTTCGGAAGAGGCGGCGCAGTTCACGTCGGGGCGCAACGTTCTGGGAAGGGTGCTCCGTCGGCAGGACGCCGGCTACGTTGCCCGCCGCAGCTGTGCCGCGAACTGACGCGCTTGCTCGTCCCACTCGCGGCTGGTGATCTCGACAACCGTGCCGGCGCGCGTCGCCTGCGCTGAAACCGTGACCCCGCCGCCTCCGCCCTCGAAGGTGACGGAGGTGGCGTCGGCAGACGTTTCGGCGAGCCCATACCGCTCACCGAAGAAGGCGCGCGCAAGCCGAAGCACGGTTGCCGGCAGGGCACGCGTCGTCGTCTCAAGACGGATCATGCGCGCCGCTCCATGCCGAGCGCTCGCCACACCTCGCCGGCGCGGCGAAAGGACGTCTCAACCCGATAGGTCACGCCGGAGTGTCCTCCGTCGTACTCGTCGTGCAGATGGGGGATGCCGGCCTCCCGCAGCTGGCGTGCCAGAAGGCGCGTGCCGTAGTGGAGGTGATATTCGTCGCGGCTGCCGCAGTCGAGGTAGAGCAGGCGCAGCGAGCGGAGGGCGCTGCTGAACTGGGGGACAAGCCGCACCGGGTCATGGCGGAGCCAACGCTGCCAGACCGCTTCGCGGAGGGTGCCGGTCTCCTCATCCCACGGCAGGTCGACGCCGGCGGGCGCGTCGGGATTGGGCGAGTAGGCGGCTGCCATCGCGATCAAGCTCAGCCCCGCAATGGCATCACTCCGCACGGAGTCCTGCGCCCAGAACCACGCCACGAATTGGGCAGGGCCGCCTTGGCGGGCGATGAGATGCTGATACTTGGCGATGTCTGGCAGATAGCAGTATTCGAAATAGGCGTCGCCGCTATGGGAGATGACAAGCCCGAACGTCTCTGGCCGCTGCATGCCCATCAGAAGGGCGCCGTAGCCGCCGCTCGAATGACCGGCGACCGCACGTCCCTCCGGCGCAGCGATCGTCGCGAAGTGTCGGTCAACCCAGCTCACGAGGTCGAGCGCAATGGCGTCTTGGTAGCGGCCGTTCGTCGGCGAATTGAGATACTGGCTGCCGCCGTAACGGGTGAAGCCATCGGCGACGACGAGGAGTGCAGGCGGGATCGCCCCGCTGACGATCAGCCGGTCGAAACGTTCGAAGAGGTTCGGCTCGAAGCCGCTGACGTTTGCGCGCGAGAGCGCGGTGCCGGAGTAGCCGGGCAGCCAGTAGATCACGGGATAGCGCTGGGCCGGCGTGTAGCCGGGGGGCAGGTAGAGCGGGATCGGTCGCTCGACCGGGTCGCCGAGCCAATTCCCCGCGAGGGAGGGATGCGCCACGCGTTCGATCCGAAGCTCGCCCTGCACGCACGTCTCCTCGAAGTGTCTCCTGCAACAGCGTACCAAACCGGACGATTCCTGGTCGCGCTGCCGTCGGGGATGAAACGATTGCGCGGCGTGGTTCGTGTTGACGATGGAAGCCCTTGAGCGGCTCGCGTGGAGGAAGGCGGAATGCCTGTGGTCGCCGATCCGACCGTCCGGTCGGTCATCTTGGAACGCTCTGCCGAGACATCGCGCATCGCCCACCTGCTGCGCCGCGCGGCGTTTGGAGCAAGCCCGACAGAACTTGCCCGGTCGGTCGCCCTCGGGTTTGAGCGGACGGTCGATGCGCTCCTCGACTTCGATGCCGTTCCCGATATGCCCGACCCGGCGGCCGTGATCCCGAACTTCGATCCCGAACGGATCGCCAGCATGCAGCAGCGATGGGTCTATCGTCTCGTCGGCTCCCCCAAGCCGCTGCAGGAGAAGATGACCCTCTTCTGGCACAGCCACTTTGCGACCGCCAACTCGAAGGTGAACAACGCTGGCTGGATGTGGAACCAGAACGAGCTGTTCCGTCGGCATGCCCTCGGCAACTTCCGGACGCTCGTCCACGAGGTGGCCAAGGACCCGGCAATGATGCGCTGGCTTGACACAGTCACCTCGAAGAAGGGCCGCCCAAACGAGAACTTCGCCCGCGAGCTGTTCGAACTGTTCACGATGGGCATCGGCAACTACACCGAGGAAGACATCAAAGAGGCGGCGCGCGCCTTCACCGGCTGGGAGGTCCGGAACGACGCCTTCTTTTTCAACCGCGCCCAGCATGATAGCGGGCAGAAGACGATCTTCGGCCGGACAGGCGCGTTTACGGGCGAGCAGGTGATCGATCTCGCGGTGTCTCATCCCGCGACGGCGCGCTTCATTGCCACCAAGCTGTATGTCTACTTCGTTGACGATCATCCAAGCAAGCAGACCATCGACCGCCTCGCCACCATCTTTACTCAGAACGGCTACGAACTGAAGCCGCTAGTGCGGGCGATCCTGCTCTCGCCTGAGTTTTCGAGCCCTGCTGCCTATCACGCCAAGATCAAGAGCCCGGTCGACTTTGTCATCGGCTCAGTGAAGGCCCTCGGCATTCCGGCTTTTCCTCAGCTTGCCGCTACGCTCACGTCGCTTGGACAGGCGTTGTTCAATCCGCCGACCGTGAAGGGCTGGCCGGAGGGCGTCGAATGGATCAGCGCCTCTTCGCTGCTCGCGCGCCAGAACTTCGCGAATCAGTTGACGAGTGGCCGCAACGCTGCACGTAGGCCATGGATCACGCCGGCAGAGGATCTCGCCGCGCTCGGCTTGCGCAAAGACGAGGAGGTGGTCGATTTCTATCTCAATCTCCTCGTCGATGGGGATGTTACGCCCGCAATGCGCAACGCTCTCCTCGCCTATCTCGCCAGCGGGTCGCGCGCGCCGGGCCGCCGGGGGTGGGACGGCAAGGTGCGCGGGCTGATCCATCTCATCATGTCCTCACCGGTCTACCAGTTCAACTGACGGCGCAGAGAAGGAGCAGCACAATGGCGTATACCCGCCGCGATTTCTTGAAGATGGGCGCGCTCTTCGTCTCGATCGGGGCGACGGCGCCGGCGTTCATCACGCGCACCGTTGAGGCCGCCAGCAGCTCCGTGCCGCGCATCCTCGTCGTCGTGCAGCTTTCTGGCGGCAATGACGGCCTGAACACGGTCGTTCCGTATACCGACCCGAAGTATCGGGAGCTGCGGCCCACAATCGCCCTGCCCCAAGACGAAGTCCTGCCGCTTGACGATCGGCTGGCGTTCCACGGCGCGATGACGCGGCTCTACGAACGCTACGCTCGCGGCGAGGTCGCCGTTATCGAAGGGGTCGGCTATCCGAACCCAAACCGCTCTCATTTCCGCTCGATGGAGATCTGGCACACGGCGATCCCGGAGAAGATTGAGCGGTCCGGCTGGATCGGCCGCTACCTCGACGCAAATTGCTGCGGGACGGCGCCGGTGACCGGGGTCGAGGTGTCGAACGCCGCGATCAATATCGGCAGCACGCTGCCGCTGTCGTTCTGGACAACCCATGTCCTGGTGCCGGCGATCGGCACGGTCAGCGCCTTCCAGTTCCAGACCGACGGCGAATATCCCGACGACCGGCAGAATCAGTTGAGCGCGATCCGCGAGATCTATGCGCGCGCGTCCAGCCCGCGCGAGTATGACGAGTTCGTCCGAACCGTCGGGCGAGGAGCGCTCGAAACCAGCGAACGGATCCAGCAGCTCGCCCGGACCTACACGCCGCAGGCCGCGTATCCGAACGATCAGTTTGCGCAGAACCTGAAGCTGATCGCGCAGCTGATGCAGGCTGACCTCGGCACGCGCATTTACTACGTCGCGCTGGGAGGGTTCGACACCCATTCGCGCCAAGCGCGCACGCATGCGGCGCTGCTGAAGACGTTCAGCGACGGCATCGACGCATTCCTGACCGACTTGGAAGCGCAAGGGAAGGCAGATGAGGTGCTGATCCTCTCCTTCTCAGAGTTCGGCCGGCGAGTGCGGCAGAACGGCAGCGACGGCACCGACCACGGCACCGCCGCCCCAATGTTCGCGATCGGCCACAAAGTGCGCGGCGGCATTCATGGCGCTGCGCCGGACCTCGCCAACCTCGTCGATGGCGACTTGAAGTACGAAATTGACTTCCGCTCGGTCTACTCGACGGTGCTCGAAAGCTGGCTTCAGGCGAAGCCGGAGCAGGTGCTCGGCCGCCGCTACGACCCGGTACCGTTTCTTGCGCGCTAGGAACGGTCAGTATTTCGAGACGTTGATCTCTTCCATTCGCCCGGTGACGGTGTAGACAACGCGTTCGCAGATATTGGTCACGCGGTCGGCGATCCGCTCCAAGTTGTGCGCTGCCCAGAGCAGATAGGTCGCGACCGTGATGACGCGCGGGTTCTCGATCATGATCGTCAGCAGCTCGCGGTAGACCTGATCGTACAGGCCGTCGATGAGGTCATCTTCTTGGGCGATGGCCTTTGCCGTCTCGGCGTCGCGGTTGACAAAGGCGTCGAGAGAACGCCGGAGCATGCTCCGCGCCAAGTCGCTCATGCGGGGGATGTCGATGAGCGGCTTCGGAAGGGGCTTGTCTCCGATCATGAGGCTGATCTTGGCAATCCCCTCGGCATGGTCCGCCATCCGCTCGAGGTCGGTGATGATGCTGGCAATGGCATAGATCAAGCGTAGGTCAGAGGCGGTCGGCTGCTGGGTGGCAATCAGCAGGATCGAATGCTGCTCAATCTCCCAGCGCTTGCGGTCGATCAGCGAGTCTTCGTCAATGACCTGGGCGCTCGCCTCAAGGTCGCGTCGCTTCAGCGCATCGACCGCCGCCGCGATTGCGGTATCGACCATGCTGCCCAGAACGAGCATCTCATCCTGCAGCTCACGGAGCTGCTGCTCGAAATGCGTTCGGATTCCTGCCATGCCTCCTCCTTCTGGCTGCCTCCCTGTCAAGCGCCGGGCAGAACTGCGCCCGCAGCCGACCGCGCTGACAGCGGGAGCCGCTAGCCGAACCGCCCCGTAATGTAGTCTTCCGTGCGCTTCGACTTCGGATTGGTGAATACCTCAGACGTCGGCCCGTACTCGACGAGCATGCCAGTCGTCACATCGTCGCTCAGCATAAACGCGACGTTATCAGAGACCCGTGCCGCCTGCTGCATGTTGTGCGTGACGATGAGGATGGTGTACTGCTTGGCGAGGTCGCGCATCAGTTCCTCGATCCGGAGCGTGGAGATAGGGTCGAGGGCTGAGCACGGTTCATCCATCAGGATGACCTCTGGCGCCACCGCGATCGCGCGGGCGATACACAGCCGCTGCTGTTGGCCGCCGGAGAGCGCCAGGCCGTTCTTGTTCAAATCGTCTTTGACTTCGTCCCAGAGCGCCGCGCGGCGCAGGCATTCCTCGACCAGCTGGTCATAATCGCCCTTGTAGCCGTTGATCTTGGCGCCGAAGAGAATGTTTTCGCGGATGGAGCGGGGGAAGGGATTGGGCTTTTGAAAGACCATCCCAATCCGGCGGCGCACCTCGACCGGGTCGACCCCCTTGGCGTAAATATCCTGGCCGTCGATCAGCACCTTCCCCTCTGTGCGCACGCCTTTGATCAGGTCGTTCATCCGGTTGATCGCGCGGAGAAGCGTGCTCTTCCCGCAGCCGGATGGACCGATCAACGCGGTGATCTGGTTCCGCGGGAAGTCGATAGTGACATTAGTGAGTGCTTGCTTCTTGCCGTACCAGAGGCTGAAGTTCTGCACCGAGATTACGGTGTCAGCCTGGGGCATCGAGTGATAGTAGGTGGAGGGAACCTCTGTTCGCAGGTTCCCGCTCGTCAGTCGGGTGGCCGCATCTTGAACGGTCATCGCCATCACCTCGGCTAGAACTGGGTGCGGAAGCGCCAGCGCAGGAAGATCGCCAGCGAGTTGAGCACCAGCAGCACCGTGAGCAGCACGATGATGCCGGCGGCGGCGACGTCATGGAACGCTTCCTGCGGTCGTGAGGTCCAGTTGAAGATCTGGATCGGGAGGACGGTGAAGAGGTCAAGCGGGCTGTTCGGGGTGAACGGGACGAACGTCAGGGCGCCAATCGCGATCAGCGGGGCTGACTCGCCGATCGCGCGGGCGGCGGCGAGGATATTACCGGTCATGATCCCCGACAGGGCGTAGGGCAGCACATGATGGCGGATCGTCTGCCACTTCGTCGCGCCGAGCGCGAGCGAGGCGTCGCGAATGCTGGGCGGGACCGCGCGCAGCGCTTCACGCGAGGCGACGATGATGATAGGGAGGATAACCAGCGCCATCGTCAAAGCACCGGCCAGAACGCTGCGGTTCAGCCCCATCGCCCGGACGAACAGCTGCAGGCCGAGAAGACCGTAAATGATGGAGGGAACGCTCGCGAGGTTGGAGATATTGATCTCGACAAGGCGGGCGAACCAGCTGTCGCCCGCATACTCCTCCAGATAGATCGCGGCCGCGACGCCGAGCGGGAGTGCAGCGATAATGGTGAAGCCCATCATATAGACGGTGCCGGCAAGCGCCGCCAAGATCCCTGCTCGCTGGGGGAAGCGCGAGTCGAAGCTCGTGAGGAAGTCCCACGTCAGATAGGGGAGCCCTCGCGAGAAGACGTCGAAGAGCAGGAGCAGGAGCATAAAGAGGCCGAACGAGATGCTGAGGAAGCCGAGGCCGATGAAGAACCAGCCGATCGCCTTTCGCCGCGGCAGATCGACCGAGAACTCTTTGACCGTTTCCGCCGGGAGCTGTCCTACTACCATTAGTCGTACTCCTCACGGAAGCGTCGGACGAACCAGAAGCTCGCCATGTTCATGAAGAAGGTCAGGACGAACAGGGTGGCGCCGACCGCGAACAGGGTGAAGTACTCGAGCGATCCGTAGGGGGTGTCGCCGAGGCTCACTTGAACAATATATGCAGTCATGGTGGCGACAGGCACGAAGGGGTTGAAGGTAAAGGTCGGGTTCTGCCCTGCTGCGATCGCCACGATCATCGTCTCACCCACCGCGCGCGAGAGCGCGAGGATGCACGACGCGACAATCCCCGAGAGGGCGGCCGGCACGACCACCCGCCACGCGACTTCGAAGCGGGTCGCGCCGAGGCCGTAAGCGCCTTCACGCAAGGCGTTGGGCACCGCCGAGAGCGCATCCTCGCTAAGTGACGATACCAGCGGGATGATCATGATGCCCATCACGAAGCCGGCGCTGAGGGCGTTGAACGTGCTGACCTCAATCCCGAAGGCGTTGAGAAACCAGTCCTGAATGAGAGGCGTGATGAAGGTCAAGGCGAAGTAGCCGTAGACGACCGTCGGGATGCCGGCCAGCACCTCAAGGGTCGGCTTGAGCACGTCGCGCACCTGGGGCGGAGCGAACTCGCTGAGGAAGATCGCGATGATGAGCCCTAAGGGGAGGGAGAGAGCGAGGGCGATCAGCGACGTGAGCACGGTAGCGGAGACCAGCGCCCAGATGCCGAACCGTTTGTCCGCAAAGAGCGGGGTCCAGACGGTGTCAAGGAAGAAGGCGGTGAGAGGAACGCGTCGAAAGAATTCGATGGCGTCGAAGGCGAGCGCGAAGACGATGCCGAACGTCACAAGAATGGCAACACCGGCGGCTGAGGCCAAGATCGTGCGCACGCTGCCTTCGGTAAGGCGGCGCTGCGCCGTGCCGGCGAGGCTTGCCCGCGGCGGGTACCATTCGCGTCCAAGGACCCCAGTACTCTGCATTGCTCACCCCACTTGGCTTGACGGAGAAAGGCGGAGGAAGTATGCGACTTCCTCCGCCTTTGGCGGAAGTCCCTTTCCCTCGCGATCTCAGCGGAGATAGCGGTCGAGCGTTGCGCCCACTTCTTGCCCGTTCGGGAAGAGCGTGCCCGTCACCTGGTTCTGGAAGCGGCGCTGGATCGCAGCGTAAACGTTGTCCTCAAGCGGGACGTAGCCGATCTCCTTCGTCGGAATGAGCGGCGTGAACGACTTGCTGAGGTAGAAGTTGACGAAGCCCTGGACCTCGGGGCGCGCGGCGTCCTGCTTGCGCACGTAGATGAAGATCGGGCGCGAG
This genomic stretch from Dehalococcoidia bacterium harbors:
- the pseG gene encoding UDP-2,4-diacetamido-2,4,6-trideoxy-beta-L-altropyranose hydrolase; translation: MTPRRLLIRADASERIGTGHVMRGLALAQAWRESGGEAIFALAHGEAAIEARLRGEGFEVIRVAAVPGSPADVEETLAIAAHWVAVDGYHFSADYFAAIHAERRLLVVDDWGHAVHYDADLVLNGNAYATPALYPSTPARLLLGTRYVPLRREFLDAIAPRPTPPLARTILVTLGGADPDNRTLLVVEALRRLTLPFEARVVIGASNPHGAAIRAAAAGDGRISVLEHVRDMPALMRWADVAVAGAGTTTWELCALGVPSLLAVLADNQAPVAEAVAARGAAIALGRLDDQLPDRIAARLDLLMRSEVLRLLLSESGRALVDGRGAARVVRAMHAADLRLRPANSEDCDLVYQINAHPAVRRWSFTSGAIALEEHRRWFAAKLADPACLLFVAEENGEPVGVLRYDLAGDEATVSIAIDPQRQGRGYGTAVLQAGSALLGGRAVRVRALIKPDNVASIRVFTSAGYRPAGETMVNGERVLVMAQNLSQADAVCGAAS
- the pstA gene encoding phosphate ABC transporter permease PstA, yielding MVVGQLPAETVKEFSVDLPRRKAIGWFFIGLGFLSISFGLFMLLLLLFDVFSRGLPYLTWDFLTSFDSRFPQRAGILAALAGTVYMMGFTIIAALPLGVAAAIYLEEYAGDSWFARLVEINISNLASVPSIIYGLLGLQLFVRAMGLNRSVLAGALTMALVILPIIIVASREALRAVPPSIRDASLALGATKWQTIRHHVLPYALSGIMTGNILAAARAIGESAPLIAIGALTFVPFTPNSPLDLFTVLPIQIFNWTSRPQEAFHDVAAAGIIVLLTVLLVLNSLAIFLRWRFRTQF
- the phoU gene encoding phosphate signaling complex protein PhoU, with protein sequence MAGIRTHFEQQLRELQDEMLVLGSMVDTAIAAAVDALKRRDLEASAQVIDEDSLIDRKRWEIEQHSILLIATQQPTASDLRLIYAIASIITDLERMADHAEGIAKISLMIGDKPLPKPLIDIPRMSDLARSMLRRSLDAFVNRDAETAKAIAQEDDLIDGLYDQVYRELLTIMIENPRVITVATYLLWAAHNLERIADRVTNICERVVYTVTGRMEEINVSKY
- the pseI gene encoding pseudaminic acid synthase produces the protein MNAISLGRRRVGPGQPAYIVAELSANHHGSFDRAAAIIRAAARAGADAIKLQTYTPDTLTIACDRQEFRIGGTIWEGRTLYDLYQEAFTPWEWHAELKAIAEAAGIDFFSAPFDPTAVDLLEALDIPAYKIASFELVDLPLIRRVARTGKPIIMSTGMATLEEIDEAVAAAREAGCRDLVLLHCNSGYPAAPSEMHLRTIPFLAARYGVPVGLSDHTLTPTAAIAAVTLGASLVEKHLTLSRADGGPDAAFSLEPDEFAALVAAIRETEAALGDVRRGPTERERASRALRRSLFVVEDVAAGEVLTERHVRSIRPGHGLPPKHLEAVIGRRAACAISRGTPLRWELVDGLPQEPSLSER
- a CDS encoding DUF1800 domain-containing protein; protein product: MPVVADPTVRSVILERSAETSRIAHLLRRAAFGASPTELARSVALGFERTVDALLDFDAVPDMPDPAAVIPNFDPERIASMQQRWVYRLVGSPKPLQEKMTLFWHSHFATANSKVNNAGWMWNQNELFRRHALGNFRTLVHEVAKDPAMMRWLDTVTSKKGRPNENFARELFELFTMGIGNYTEEDIKEAARAFTGWEVRNDAFFFNRAQHDSGQKTIFGRTGAFTGEQVIDLAVSHPATARFIATKLYVYFVDDHPSKQTIDRLATIFTQNGYELKPLVRAILLSPEFSSPAAYHAKIKSPVDFVIGSVKALGIPAFPQLAATLTSLGQALFNPPTVKGWPEGVEWISASSLLARQNFANQLTSGRNAARRPWITPAEDLAALGLRKDEEVVDFYLNLLVDGDVTPAMRNALLAYLASGSRAPGRRGWDGKVRGLIHLIMSSPVYQFN
- a CDS encoding DUF1501 domain-containing protein — its product is MAYTRRDFLKMGALFVSIGATAPAFITRTVEAASSSVPRILVVVQLSGGNDGLNTVVPYTDPKYRELRPTIALPQDEVLPLDDRLAFHGAMTRLYERYARGEVAVIEGVGYPNPNRSHFRSMEIWHTAIPEKIERSGWIGRYLDANCCGTAPVTGVEVSNAAINIGSTLPLSFWTTHVLVPAIGTVSAFQFQTDGEYPDDRQNQLSAIREIYARASSPREYDEFVRTVGRGALETSERIQQLARTYTPQAAYPNDQFAQNLKLIAQLMQADLGTRIYYVALGGFDTHSRQARTHAALLKTFSDGIDAFLTDLEAQGKADEVLILSFSEFGRRVRQNGSDGTDHGTAAPMFAIGHKVRGGIHGAAPDLANLVDGDLKYEIDFRSVYSTVLESWLQAKPEQVLGRRYDPVPFLAR
- a CDS encoding GNAT family N-acetyltransferase, which codes for MTMLEIATFSPHFDPEEDDCAEDRYPDGGTQFLRGERIYLRPLEVTDATAEYVRWLNDPEVTRYLEAGKYPATRESVRDYIRSFQGSRTSLAFAIIDRATGRHIGNVTLNHIDPIHRTADTGIMIGCKEFWGRGIAYEAWSLLIRYAFDRLNLRKIVAGAVVENRASIRTLEKLGFRIEGTFREEKWVDGRYVDTVRLGLFREEFRPK
- the pstB gene encoding phosphate ABC transporter ATP-binding protein PstB; translation: MPQADTVISVQNFSLWYGKKQALTNVTIDFPRNQITALIGPSGCGKSTLLRAINRMNDLIKGVRTEGKVLIDGQDIYAKGVDPVEVRRRIGMVFQKPNPFPRSIRENILFGAKINGYKGDYDQLVEECLRRAALWDEVKDDLNKNGLALSGGQQQRLCIARAIAVAPEVILMDEPCSALDPISTLRIEELMRDLAKQYTILIVTHNMQQAARVSDNVAFMLSDDVTTGMLVEYGPTSEVFTNPKSKRTEDYITGRFG
- the pstC gene encoding phosphate ABC transporter permease subunit PstC, whose translation is MQSTGVLGREWYPPRASLAGTAQRRLTEGSVRTILASAAGVAILVTFGIVFALAFDAIEFFRRVPLTAFFLDTVWTPLFADKRFGIWALVSATVLTSLIALALSLPLGLIIAIFLSEFAPPQVRDVLKPTLEVLAGIPTVVYGYFALTFITPLIQDWFLNAFGIEVSTFNALSAGFVMGIMIIPLVSSLSEDALSAVPNALREGAYGLGATRFEVAWRVVVPAALSGIVASCILALSRAVGETMIVAIAAGQNPTFTFNPFVPVATMTAYIVQVSLGDTPYGSLEYFTLFAVGATLFVLTFFMNMASFWFVRRFREEYD
- a CDS encoding esterase family protein, with the protein product MQGELRIERVAHPSLAGNWLGDPVERPIPLYLPPGYTPAQRYPVIYWLPGYSGTALSRANVSGFEPNLFERFDRLIVSGAIPPALLVVADGFTRYGGSQYLNSPTNGRYQDAIALDLVSWVDRHFATIAAPEGRAVAGHSSGGYGALLMGMQRPETFGLVISHSGDAYFEYCYLPDIAKYQHLIARQGGPAQFVAWFWAQDSVRSDAIAGLSLIAMAAAYSPNPDAPAGVDLPWDEETGTLREAVWQRWLRHDPVRLVPQFSSALRSLRLLYLDCGSRDEYHLHYGTRLLARQLREAGIPHLHDEYDGGHSGVTYRVETSFRRAGEVWRALGMERRA